The proteins below are encoded in one region of Sphingobacterium sp. R2:
- a CDS encoding histidine kinase has product MSVIKLFRKWNKKNEDVMMLEQNFLETEVNKLKGQISPIFMSRALRKAALITASDPQKASQILMLLGHLLRYQLYDCNRNKVFLNSEIIFLKNLLQLKKIIEDSYFEYVLEVKGKTNNLLISPLLFIVLIQSILIANEIKSLSINLEISEKKIRFIVNYENTYRLPPEYKMEIADKLNMLYPDLYIFTMESGNISLQLDLKEWK; this is encoded by the coding sequence ATGTCCGTTATCAAACTCTTTCGCAAATGGAATAAAAAGAACGAAGATGTGATGATGCTGGAGCAGAATTTCCTTGAAACAGAAGTAAACAAACTGAAAGGGCAAATTTCGCCAATCTTTATGTCGAGAGCCTTACGTAAAGCTGCCTTAATAACCGCATCAGATCCGCAAAAAGCGTCGCAGATATTGATGTTACTTGGTCATTTACTGCGCTACCAACTCTATGACTGCAATAGAAATAAAGTTTTCCTTAATTCCGAAATAATCTTCCTAAAAAACTTACTACAATTAAAAAAAATTATTGAAGATAGCTATTTTGAATATGTTTTGGAGGTAAAGGGAAAAACCAACAATTTGCTGATTTCCCCCCTTTTATTCATCGTATTGATACAGTCCATACTGATAGCAAATGAAATTAAAAGCTTAAGTATTAACCTTGAAATTTCAGAAAAAAAAATACGCTTTATCGTAAACTATGAGAACACTTATCGATTACCCCCGGAATACAAAATGGAAATAGCCGACAAATTAAATATGCTCTATCCTGATTTATATATATTTACAATGGAATCCGGAAATATCAGTCTTCAACTCGATCTAAAGGAATGGAAATAG
- a CDS encoding sensor histidine kinase, with protein MEIAVENKEIAFLIEDRYSIQRHLCMQLFMLLISIGIFFDAPDKLNLSFDRTCGWVSYYLFMNMLVYVNVYLLFPYFLAKDKLIHYLIAAVSFSVVALLIVMILQHMFYDIAVSRNDPSPTAIFLSLASSLLAIILFIVGTSSLLLFKPLIKSKIKQQELQKATTESELKFLKSQINPHFLFNTINNANILVDEDPNMAAHILTKLDDLLQYQFTNNTNDKVSLSDDLCLLTDYLELEKVRRDQFEFNIKIWGDSNKVIVAPLLFIPFVENAVKHNLNSNGISYVNISFQLEKDSLIFICENSKSINQRQTERGGIGLSNIVRRLQLLYENQHALEIEETEQNYIVKLTLLV; from the coding sequence ATGGAAATAGCCGTAGAAAATAAAGAAATTGCTTTCTTAATTGAAGATCGCTACAGCATACAAAGGCATCTTTGTATGCAACTATTTATGCTGTTAATTTCAATTGGGATATTCTTCGATGCGCCTGATAAACTAAACCTATCTTTCGACAGAACTTGCGGTTGGGTATCCTACTATTTGTTTATGAATATGCTGGTTTATGTAAACGTTTACCTGTTATTCCCCTACTTTTTGGCCAAAGATAAGCTGATACATTATTTAATTGCTGCCGTGTCATTTTCCGTAGTTGCACTATTGATCGTGATGATCCTACAACATATGTTCTACGATATCGCAGTCAGCCGAAACGATCCCAGCCCTACAGCTATATTTCTGAGTTTAGCATCTAGCCTATTGGCAATCATCCTATTTATTGTCGGCACTTCATCCCTTTTACTATTTAAGCCTTTAATAAAAAGCAAAATAAAGCAGCAGGAGTTACAAAAAGCAACTACTGAATCGGAACTCAAATTTTTAAAGAGTCAAATCAATCCTCATTTTTTATTCAATACGATTAATAATGCCAATATACTGGTGGATGAAGATCCAAACATGGCAGCCCATATTTTAACCAAACTGGATGACTTACTGCAATACCAGTTCACTAACAACACCAACGATAAAGTTTCATTGTCTGATGATCTATGTCTATTGACAGACTATCTGGAATTGGAGAAAGTCAGAAGGGACCAATTTGAGTTCAATATAAAAATTTGGGGAGACAGCAATAAAGTAATTGTTGCTCCGCTGTTATTCATCCCATTTGTGGAAAATGCAGTTAAACACAACCTAAACAGTAATGGCATATCTTATGTTAATATATCCTTTCAATTAGAAAAAGATTCCCTTATTTTTATATGCGAAAATTCGAAATCTATAAACCAAAGGCAAACAGAAAGGGGAGGCATCGGATTGAGTAATATCGTCCGTAGATTACAGTTGCTTTACGAAAATCAACATGCTTTAGAAATAGAAGAAACAGAACAAAATTATATCGTAAAATTAACGCTACTAGTATGA
- a CDS encoding LytR/AlgR family response regulator transcription factor has protein sequence MRCIIVDDEPIARKGIRKLVDQIASLELLESFNNAVSAGIFIQQNAVDLIFLDINMPEINGIEFAQNIPKNTLVIFTTAYSEYAVDSYEVDAIDYLVKPIDAVRFRKAVDKAIVYHRLLLDEENKNLEQITGDYIFVKSDRRFFKINLSEILFIESLKDYVIFQMENQRVITRMTIKNIHEWLPKSIFLRINRSYIINKNKIDSFDHNDVFIDKYEIAIGKTYHDTFFQEILA, from the coding sequence ATGAGATGTATCATTGTAGATGACGAGCCTATAGCGCGTAAAGGAATACGGAAACTAGTCGATCAGATTGCATCTCTTGAACTGCTTGAAAGTTTCAACAATGCTGTTTCTGCGGGTATATTCATACAACAAAACGCTGTTGATTTAATCTTTCTAGATATCAATATGCCAGAAATTAACGGAATTGAGTTTGCACAAAATATTCCCAAAAATACGCTTGTGATTTTCACCACGGCTTATTCCGAATATGCCGTAGATAGCTATGAAGTCGATGCAATCGATTATCTTGTCAAACCTATTGACGCCGTTCGTTTTCGTAAAGCTGTAGATAAGGCGATTGTCTATCACCGACTTCTTTTGGATGAAGAAAATAAAAATTTAGAGCAAATCACGGGTGATTATATCTTTGTAAAATCCGACCGTAGATTTTTTAAGATCAATCTCAGCGAAATTCTTTTTATTGAATCTCTTAAAGATTATGTCATTTTCCAAATGGAAAATCAACGCGTAATTACACGTATGACCATAAAGAATATACATGAGTGGCTTCCAAAATCTATTTTCTTACGAATAAATCGCTCATACATCATTAATAAAAATAAAATCGACTCATTTGACCATAATGACGTCTTCATCGACAAATATGAAATCGCGATTGGCAAAACTTATCATGATACATTTTTTCAAGAGATCCTTGCTTAA
- a CDS encoding lycopene cyclase domain-containing protein, with protein sequence MMQYTYSLILFFTVVICFAASFDKRLRFDREFFPFLKSAALVAVFFIAWDVWFTSEGVWWFDTRYTLGLVIAGLPIEEWLFFIFIPFSCIFTYFCIDKFFRLQSLSAFNNIVVFVSIIICAVVALRYTDRIYTLVTAVVTILTLVTFHFVLRVQWITQASLVFTLLMLGFLPVNGILTGTGLESPIVNYNPMEFMGIRILTIPVEDAVYGYTQFLLVLYFFKKFQNKGVDPIAN encoded by the coding sequence ATGATGCAATATACTTATTCGCTTATCTTATTTTTTACGGTCGTAATCTGTTTTGCCGCATCCTTCGACAAGCGGCTTCGATTCGACCGTGAATTTTTTCCATTCTTAAAGTCGGCTGCACTTGTTGCTGTATTTTTTATCGCTTGGGACGTGTGGTTTACAAGTGAGGGCGTTTGGTGGTTTGACACACGATATACTTTAGGACTGGTGATAGCAGGACTGCCAATAGAAGAGTGGCTGTTCTTTATCTTCATTCCTTTTTCTTGTATTTTTACTTATTTCTGTATTGATAAATTTTTTAGACTGCAATCCCTCTCCGCCTTTAACAACATCGTTGTTTTTGTCAGTATCATTATATGCGCTGTGGTGGCTCTTCGTTATACCGATCGGATTTATACGTTAGTAACCGCAGTAGTGACTATTTTAACACTGGTGACTTTCCATTTCGTATTACGCGTACAATGGATCACGCAAGCCTCTTTAGTTTTTACCTTGCTCATGTTGGGATTTTTACCTGTGAATGGTATACTCACGGGTACTGGACTGGAATCGCCGATAGTTAATTACAACCCAATGGAATTTATGGGCATCAGGATACTGACTATTCCTGTAGAAGATGCGGTATATGGCTATACACAATTTTTATTGGTGCTCTATTTCTTTAAAAAATTTCAAAATAAAGGTGTAGATCCAATAGCAAATTGA
- a CDS encoding sterol desaturase family protein, which translates to MNLLILLFTFIAMEGATWLIHKYIMHGFLWVLHRDHHDHSNEGFLEKNDYFFIIFAVPTIALMYFGSLRDYNYLFYIGIGIMLYGMAYFFVHDIFIHQRFKWMSKTNNPYFLALRRAHKQHHKHLGKEEGECFGFLYVPMKYFKMYTNNEKI; encoded by the coding sequence ATGAACTTGCTTATTTTACTGTTCACTTTTATCGCCATGGAAGGCGCTACCTGGTTAATTCATAAATATATTATGCATGGCTTCTTATGGGTACTCCATAGGGATCATCATGATCATAGTAACGAGGGATTTTTGGAGAAGAATGATTACTTCTTTATTATTTTTGCTGTTCCTACCATCGCCCTAATGTATTTTGGCTCTTTAAGAGATTACAATTATCTTTTTTATATTGGCATTGGGATCATGCTGTATGGCATGGCTTATTTTTTCGTTCACGATATCTTTATACATCAACGTTTCAAATGGATGAGTAAAACAAATAATCCCTATTTTTTGGCTCTTCGGCGTGCTCACAAGCAGCATCATAAACATTTGGGAAAGGAAGAAGGCGAATGTTTCGGTTTTTTATATGTTCCGATGAAATACTTTAAAATGTATACTAACAATGAAAAAATATGA
- a CDS encoding phytoene/squalene synthase family protein: MKKLFDELAYEVSKKTTEKYSTSFSLGILALKPSIRASIYAIYGYVRLADEIVDSFHGYDKQRLLGRLHLETTNALNEGISLNPILQSFQETVRKYNIDMSLINQFLHSMEMDLNKVEYNSERYKEYIYGSAEVVGLMCLQVFCDGDRQRYEELKPYAMKLGSAFQKINFLRDLKEDYQVLGRTYFPNLDMGQFDNIMKRGIEEEIHAEFKEALLGIKKLPASSKFGVYLAYKYYLSLFSQIRKKSSEEILENRIRIPNIQKAYVAVKSYVRYKAAYL; encoded by the coding sequence ATGAAAAAACTATTTGATGAACTCGCTTATGAAGTGAGCAAAAAAACAACTGAAAAGTACAGTACAAGTTTTTCGCTTGGTATTTTGGCTCTAAAGCCGAGCATTCGGGCGAGTATTTATGCGATATATGGTTACGTTCGATTGGCTGATGAAATTGTCGATAGTTTTCATGGCTATGATAAACAACGGTTATTGGGACGACTTCATTTGGAAACCACCAATGCCTTAAATGAAGGGATTTCGTTAAATCCCATCCTACAGTCTTTTCAGGAAACCGTACGCAAATATAATATTGATATGTCCCTTATCAATCAGTTTCTTCATAGTATGGAGATGGATCTCAACAAAGTTGAGTACAATTCAGAACGCTACAAAGAATATATTTATGGCTCTGCAGAAGTCGTGGGACTAATGTGTTTACAGGTTTTTTGTGACGGCGACCGCCAACGCTATGAGGAGTTGAAGCCTTATGCCATGAAGCTCGGTTCGGCTTTTCAAAAAATTAATTTTTTACGCGATCTAAAAGAAGACTACCAGGTGCTTGGACGTACCTATTTTCCAAATTTGGATATGGGTCAATTCGATAATATCATGAAACGTGGTATCGAGGAGGAAATTCATGCCGAATTTAAAGAAGCACTTTTGGGCATCAAGAAGTTACCTGCGTCGTCTAAGTTTGGAGTTTATTTAGCTTATAAATATTATCTTTCTCTCTTTTCACAGATCCGAAAGAAATCTTCTGAAGAAATCTTGGAAAATAGGATTAGAATACCTAATATTCAAAAGGCTTATGTCGCCGTTAAAAGTTACGTGCGTTATAAGGCGGCTTATTTATAA
- a CDS encoding NAD(P)/FAD-dependent oxidoreductase produces MKKKVAVIGAGFSGLSAAAYLAQSGCDVHVYEKHAVPGGRARQFDTVEGFKFDMGPSWYWMPDIIESFFLDFNCNTADFFELVSLNPQFEMIFSSGQISVPESYGELKQLFERIEPGAGGQLDKFMEAAKFKYEVGMRDFVNKPCHNWSEFLSPKIALSAFKLDLLSDFRSYVAKYFKDQRLRTLMEFPVIFLGASPKDIPALYSLMNYGGYALGTHYPKGGFFQLVLAMQQVAEKQGATFHFDHNVDGMTIKDNAISSLEINGVNHDFDVVVASADYHHIETLLDKEFRNYDEDYWKTRTFAPSSLIYYLGMKSPISNLTHHTLFFEHPLDDHIECIYGEKKWPQNPLFYACCPSKTDPNVAPPNTENLFLLMPLATAISDDEATREKYLMHMLKRLEKHTGSSRLYEQIVYKRSYCVSDFVSDYNAYGGNAYGLANTLKQTAVLKPKVRNKKVKNLFYSGQLTVPGPGVPPSIISGKIVAKEAIELLRKL; encoded by the coding sequence ATGAAGAAGAAGGTAGCAGTTATAGGTGCAGGTTTTTCAGGTCTTTCAGCTGCGGCTTATCTCGCACAGTCTGGATGCGATGTGCATGTTTATGAGAAACATGCGGTGCCCGGTGGGCGGGCGAGGCAGTTTGACACAGTGGAGGGATTTAAATTTGATATGGGACCAAGCTGGTACTGGATGCCTGATATCATTGAATCATTTTTTTTAGATTTTAATTGCAATACAGCTGATTTTTTTGAGCTTGTTTCGCTCAATCCACAATTTGAAATGATATTTAGCTCAGGACAGATCAGCGTACCCGAATCTTACGGGGAATTAAAGCAGCTGTTTGAGCGGATCGAACCTGGGGCGGGTGGGCAGTTGGACAAATTTATGGAGGCTGCCAAATTTAAGTATGAGGTAGGCATGCGCGACTTTGTCAATAAACCCTGTCACAATTGGAGTGAATTTCTGTCTCCAAAGATTGCACTTAGTGCGTTTAAGCTCGATCTGCTTTCTGATTTTAGGTCCTATGTCGCTAAATATTTTAAGGATCAAAGGCTACGCACATTAATGGAATTCCCTGTTATATTTTTGGGTGCCTCACCCAAAGATATTCCTGCATTATACAGCTTAATGAATTATGGCGGTTATGCATTGGGTACTCATTATCCAAAAGGAGGTTTTTTTCAATTGGTGCTAGCGATGCAGCAGGTAGCTGAGAAGCAAGGCGCAACTTTCCATTTTGATCACAATGTCGATGGAATGACGATTAAAGATAATGCGATCAGTTCGCTTGAAATTAACGGCGTGAATCATGATTTTGATGTCGTTGTTGCATCGGCAGATTATCATCATATTGAAACATTATTAGATAAAGAGTTTAGAAACTACGATGAGGATTACTGGAAAACGAGAACGTTTGCACCATCCAGTTTGATCTATTACCTCGGTATGAAGTCTCCAATTTCTAATTTAACGCATCACACCTTGTTTTTTGAGCATCCGTTGGATGATCACATTGAATGTATTTATGGTGAAAAGAAGTGGCCTCAAAATCCATTGTTTTATGCATGTTGTCCATCCAAGACGGATCCCAATGTAGCGCCTCCAAATACCGAGAATCTCTTCTTGTTAATGCCATTGGCTACAGCTATCTCGGACGATGAAGCGACGCGTGAAAAGTATCTCATGCACATGTTAAAGCGGTTAGAGAAGCATACTGGTTCAAGTAGGCTATATGAACAGATCGTATATAAAAGAAGTTACTGTGTAAGCGACTTTGTAAGCGATTATAATGCTTATGGCGGAAATGCGTATGGATTAGCAAATACATTGAAACAAACAGCGGTATTGAAACCTAAAGTCAGGAATAAGAAAGTTAAGAACCTCTTTTATTCGGGGCAGCTGACCGTGCCCGGCCCGGGGGTGCCTCCATCCATTATATCGGGTAAAATAGTCGCCAAAGAAGCCATTGAATTATTGCGTAAATTATAA
- a CDS encoding MarR family winged helix-turn-helix transcriptional regulator, whose amino-acid sequence MKYKLLKEIIGLVEEFDAEKGVNGSFSDDFDGFKRWIAAKETGISVEPYWEGKENGRTPESVISTLLVHLNRFAKSYSKAAIWESDFSTQEEYIYLITLKSFGEMTKMELIRRNIHEKPAGMAIINRLIKQGWISQQNSELDRRSKVIYITESGRLALDQQMEKIRYATQIVSGNLAYSEKITLISLLDKLSKFHQVIYDKNISPDKLLEQINIAK is encoded by the coding sequence ATGAAGTATAAGCTTTTAAAAGAAATCATTGGATTAGTCGAGGAATTTGACGCGGAAAAAGGAGTTAATGGTAGCTTTAGCGATGACTTCGATGGATTTAAGCGTTGGATAGCGGCAAAGGAAACTGGAATTTCTGTTGAGCCCTATTGGGAAGGAAAGGAAAATGGGCGTACGCCAGAAAGTGTAATCAGCACCTTACTTGTGCATCTGAATAGGTTTGCAAAAAGCTATTCTAAAGCAGCTATATGGGAATCTGATTTTTCAACTCAAGAGGAGTATATCTATCTTATTACCCTGAAGTCATTTGGCGAGATGACAAAAATGGAGCTGATCAGAAGGAATATTCATGAAAAACCAGCAGGTATGGCCATTATTAACCGTTTAATCAAACAAGGCTGGATCAGCCAACAAAACTCAGAATTGGACCGTCGAAGTAAAGTGATCTATATTACGGAAAGTGGTCGATTGGCTTTAGATCAACAAATGGAAAAAATACGGTATGCAACACAAATTGTTTCAGGTAATTTGGCATACAGTGAAAAAATAACATTAATAAGTCTATTGGATAAGCTGAGCAAATTTCATCAGGTAATTTACGATAAGAATATTTCGCCAGATAAACTTTTGGAGCAGATAAATATAGCGAAATAA
- a CDS encoding ferritin-like domain-containing protein has translation MAKSNQNQQKMPNEHLHELFVDELKDILGAEKQLLKGLKKMSKAAEDEQLKQAFEKHHGQTEQQIERLKEVFSVLGIAARGKKCKAMEGLLEEADEIIENFEGDPALDAALISAAQKVEHYEIASYGCLVTFAKLMKHSEAEQLLQQTLDEEKETDTLLTEIAVSGVNESA, from the coding sequence ATGGCAAAATCGAATCAAAATCAACAAAAAATGCCAAATGAGCATTTACATGAATTATTTGTAGACGAATTAAAAGATATTTTGGGTGCTGAAAAACAACTTTTAAAAGGTTTAAAGAAAATGAGCAAAGCAGCCGAAGATGAACAACTAAAACAAGCATTTGAAAAACATCATGGCCAGACCGAACAGCAGATTGAGCGGCTTAAGGAAGTGTTTTCCGTATTGGGAATCGCTGCGCGAGGTAAGAAATGTAAAGCCATGGAGGGTCTCCTAGAGGAAGCTGACGAGATTATCGAAAATTTTGAAGGAGACCCAGCATTGGACGCAGCGCTTATTTCCGCAGCGCAAAAAGTTGAACATTATGAAATAGCGAGCTATGGTTGTCTAGTCACATTTGCAAAGCTCATGAAACATTCAGAGGCAGAGCAGTTGCTCCAACAAACACTTGATGAAGAAAAGGAGACAGATACGTTACTGACAGAAATTGCGGTATCTGGCGTAAATGAATCTGCTTAA
- a CDS encoding DUF5670 family protein, which yields MEDLLYSIAVSIIIIWAVTFLGGFVTEDTVHVLLILAIVTFIFRAITVNGSREASRSEE from the coding sequence ATGGAAGATTTATTGTATTCAATAGCCGTTAGCATAATCATTATTTGGGCGGTTACTTTTCTTGGCGGGTTTGTAACAGAAGATACTGTTCATGTTTTATTAATTTTAGCAATTGTAACCTTTATATTTCGTGCAATAACGGTCAATGGAAGCCGCGAAGCTAGCAGATCTGAGGAATAA
- a CDS encoding SDR family oxidoreductase: MKVLLTGVTGYIAKRLLPVLLEQGHELICCVRDKDRLNIPTEQHNIVVIEVDFLDKETLKNLPIDFDVAYYLIHSMATQTGDFQRMEIECATNFKNFIESTKARQIIYLSGISNSNQLSKHLDSRKNVEKILASGSIPITTLRAGIIVGSGSASFEIIRDLVEKLPIMVTPKWLKTKCQPIAIRNVLEFLVGVILNAETYHKSYDIGGPDVLTYKEMLLQYAAERKLTRHIYIVPVMTPRLSSYWLYFVTSTSYNLAKNLVDSMKVEVICKPNRLAEQLGIILINYRTAIQLAFQKIESNHVISSWKDAQTSNILSGGLSRLLEVPAYGCFKDVRSVTLGNSDTSLNKIWSIGGQSGWYYGNWLWKIRGFMDQLVGGVGMRRGRKSKTDLSAGDTLDFWRVLIADKKQKRLLLYAEMKLPGEAWLEFKIEDQTLIQTATFRPLGISGRLYWYAVLPFHAFIFKGLIEQIAKLEK, from the coding sequence ATGAAGGTTCTCTTAACAGGTGTGACGGGCTATATTGCCAAACGCCTCTTACCCGTTTTATTGGAGCAAGGCCATGAGCTTATCTGTTGTGTGAGGGATAAAGATCGCCTCAATATACCAACTGAACAGCACAACATAGTCGTTATCGAGGTAGATTTTCTGGATAAAGAAACTCTTAAAAACCTGCCGATTGACTTTGATGTAGCTTACTATCTTATACATTCAATGGCTACCCAAACTGGTGACTTTCAACGTATGGAAATTGAATGCGCTACCAATTTCAAAAACTTTATTGAGTCGACCAAAGCAAGGCAGATTATCTACTTGAGTGGAATAAGTAATTCCAACCAGCTGTCCAAACATCTGGATTCAAGGAAAAATGTAGAAAAGATATTAGCAAGTGGCTCAATTCCCATTACAACATTAAGGGCTGGTATAATTGTCGGGTCTGGTAGTGCTTCTTTCGAAATCATACGCGATTTAGTGGAAAAACTCCCCATTATGGTGACCCCAAAATGGCTTAAAACCAAATGCCAGCCAATAGCAATCCGGAATGTCCTTGAATTTTTGGTCGGTGTTATTCTGAATGCTGAAACATACCATAAAAGTTATGATATTGGTGGTCCGGATGTTCTTACTTACAAAGAAATGCTTTTGCAGTATGCCGCTGAGAGAAAGCTTACGAGACATATTTACATTGTTCCAGTTATGACACCTAGGCTATCTTCCTATTGGCTTTATTTTGTTACTTCGACTTCATACAATTTGGCAAAAAACTTAGTTGACAGCATGAAAGTAGAAGTGATATGTAAACCAAATCGCCTTGCCGAGCAACTTGGCATAATACTTATCAACTACCGGACGGCTATCCAATTGGCTTTCCAAAAAATTGAAAGTAACCATGTGATTTCGAGCTGGAAAGATGCACAAACCAGTAATATCCTATCTGGAGGATTAAGCAGACTGTTGGAAGTGCCCGCTTATGGTTGCTTTAAAGATGTTCGTAGTGTGACACTCGGCAACAGTGACACTTCATTAAACAAAATTTGGTCTATAGGTGGACAATCGGGTTGGTACTATGGCAATTGGCTTTGGAAAATTAGAGGTTTTATGGATCAGTTGGTGGGTGGGGTCGGCATGCGACGAGGGCGCAAAAGCAAAACTGACCTTTCCGCAGGTGACACCCTTGATTTTTGGCGTGTCTTAATTGCAGATAAAAAACAGAAAAGGCTACTTCTCTATGCAGAGATGAAATTACCTGGCGAAGCGTGGCTCGAATTTAAAATCGAAGACCAAACGTTGATACAAACTGCAACTTTTAGGCCTTTGGGAATTTCAGGTAGGCTATATTGGTATGCCGTGCTACCCTTTCACGCCTTTATATTTAAAGGATTAATCGAGCAAATAGCAAAATTGGAAAAATAA
- a CDS encoding GAF domain-containing sensor histidine kinase has product MTIPNQINKPYETSDKSDFTTCQRILEELCSQTKMRYGLIRKKDGAKWGNWCVYDYHSQQIVDKNSDTYVKIYQEIRTGFSPIYIDDSTQCTVDQWAHVLQEFGLKSYISYPIVNKNDAIVGHMSFMNAEPVHLDRNKLETLLPVCSDLIALNFNTIFGLNNVRKELKQELSYTKNRELILTALAHDLNNPVSIVKVISQYLMGSVKDDNQKRLIKKIEEASFRMKGMIDDILDFSSIRLENKPSIINEYCRIDTLIRQILSEYELLHNKKLIANIEVPTEIRCDQHKMGRAFSNLIGNAIKHGNPDKNIEINASIEDGQFIFSVTNDVIFPQHLSDLSNLFEPFTRGSNSKGLGLGLFIAHEIAKLHKGTITVHLDHNTITFKLVIPADFK; this is encoded by the coding sequence ATGACCATCCCAAATCAAATAAATAAACCGTACGAAACATCCGATAAAAGCGACTTCACTACCTGTCAACGTATTCTGGAGGAACTGTGTAGCCAAACCAAAATGAGATATGGATTGATACGTAAGAAAGATGGGGCAAAATGGGGAAATTGGTGCGTTTATGACTATCACTCCCAACAAATAGTCGATAAAAACAGTGACACATACGTTAAAATATATCAAGAGATTAGAACAGGTTTTTCACCTATTTACATTGATGATAGCACACAATGTACAGTTGATCAATGGGCTCACGTTCTACAGGAATTCGGCTTAAAAAGTTATATCTCTTACCCAATAGTGAACAAAAATGACGCTATTGTAGGACACATGAGTTTTATGAATGCGGAGCCTGTACATCTTGACCGAAACAAATTAGAAACGCTGCTCCCCGTTTGCAGTGATCTAATTGCCCTAAACTTTAATACGATTTTCGGCTTAAATAACGTAAGAAAAGAACTGAAACAGGAGCTTAGTTACACTAAAAATAGAGAGCTCATTTTGACCGCCTTGGCCCACGATCTGAATAACCCTGTCAGTATCGTAAAGGTGATATCACAATACCTGATGGGAAGTGTAAAAGATGATAACCAAAAACGCTTAATAAAGAAAATAGAAGAAGCGTCTTTTCGGATGAAAGGGATGATCGACGATATATTGGATTTTAGTAGTATTCGTCTTGAAAATAAACCCTCGATAATAAATGAATATTGCCGAATAGATACGTTAATTAGACAAATCCTATCAGAATATGAGTTATTGCATAATAAAAAGTTAATTGCCAACATCGAGGTTCCAACTGAAATACGTTGTGATCAACATAAAATGGGACGGGCCTTTTCAAATTTAATTGGAAATGCAATAAAGCACGGAAATCCTGATAAAAACATAGAGATCAATGCAAGCATTGAAGACGGGCAATTTATTTTTAGCGTCACGAATGACGTAATATTCCCACAGCACCTGTCGGATTTATCAAACTTATTCGAACCGTTTACAAGAGGTTCCAATAGTAAAGGTTTGGGATTAGGATTATTTATTGCACATGAAATAGCAAAACTTCACAAAGGGACCATAACCGTTCACTTAGATCATAATACGATCACGTTTAAACTGGTTATACCTGCAGATTTTAAATGA